One genomic window of Conger conger chromosome 9, fConCon1.1, whole genome shotgun sequence includes the following:
- the LOC133136574 gene encoding toll-like receptor 13 isoform X1, producing MTSFLLSLALLLFSTGVCWGYGMEGCATNFRNVNEIWCAKKNIQNISRIVKMIPCNATRINLSHNIISTVPTNIFQKFWRLRDLSLQRNNISSLKRSPFGGLGELNLLNLSSNYLSAIQPDAFQGLTQLRDLRLYNNRLTEFPTGFFEYLPQLVNLDLSLNMLKYFNSSQYKSSTLKNMDLSYNNISWLILSGFSGLISLTLSFNPILHPVPHPLVLPPLLAQLMLLGIAPEVLAGLSEKSKNGLEKVFFSISVKKPDISVCSLLEGMYKIKHVRIDLSGSGFPKNTSVLIGCKTPKILLLSNASLGKMDKYQLVQNSKFTSQLWLLQCRLQSISEKTFHGLPQLSSLNFQDNDDLDIQPNTFSLLKNLRKLTLNNVGIREPNPDWFKNAQNLMSLSMMNNDMTKLAVNAFSALRRLKSLNLRNNLLHAIKDQPFCNLSLLWSLDLSVNIISHIEHGSFTDLVNLKNLSLSSNRITTLNPDILYSLVKLNSLNLYDNRLHFREGDSPFIKLKSLTDLNLGYQGPITVGMGYLGSTLFKGLENLETLILSSATLITFHLNTFAPLRNLYSLYISDITMTNTNLTALFHPLVSLTELVLVKTDLDVLPDRLLPQNNTLKYLKLQGNHLHVMEKSLINNLPLLKDFDVGDNPLSCSCKNAWFKNWSFNNLEVQVPYLYDLHCENAPTLQYLWEFDDKECSYDYINFSCFLSTALLNIFILFSGLIWHKQRSSLRYLILLLQSRIRGRKKGKRNFTYDAFISYSSVDEPWVMEELMPHMEGPKGKGFRLCLHHRDFRVGAAILDNIETAIYSSRRTLCVVSRDFLRSEWCSMEFQLASLRLLCDRNDVLLLVFLEHIPDHCLSSYTRLRKMVRKNTYLLWPEDPAEQEPFWIRLQDALREDVEEEGETFGGLLVEGN from the coding sequence ATGACAtctttcctgctctctcttgctctcctgcTCTTCAGTACTGGTGTCTGCTGGGGTTATGGAATGGAAGGCTGTGCTACCAACTTCAGAAACGTTAATGAGATTTGGTGTGCCaagaaaaacatacaaaacataTCCCGCATTGTGAAAATGATCCCATGTAATGCTACCAGAATCAACCTTTCCCATAACATAATAAGCACTGTTCCCACTAATATCTTTCAAAAGTTCTGGAGGCTGCGAGACCTGTCCTTGCAAAGGAACAATATCTCTTCCCTGAAAAGGTCCCCATTTGGAGGCCTTGGAGAACTGAATCTTCTGAACCTTTCAAGCAATTATCTATCGGCGATCCAACCGGATGCATTCCAAGGGCTGACACAGCTTAGGGATCTCCGTTTGTACAACAATCGTCTCACTGAGTTTCCCACTGGATTTTTTGAGTACCTCCCTCAGCTCGTAAATCTTGATCTTTCACTAAATATGCTGAAATATTTCAATAGCAGTCAATACAAGAGCAGCACGCTAAAAAACATGGACCTTTCATACAACAATATCTCTTGGCTGATACTTTCAGGATTCTCTGGGCTCATtagtctcactctctccttcaaCCCAATTCTGCATCCAGTGCCACATCCTCTTGTTCTGCCCCCTTTGCTTGCACAGCTGATGCTCCTGGGGATTGCACCTGAGGTCCTGGCTGGACTGTCGGAGAAATCCAAGAATGGTCTCgagaaagtgtttttttccatcTCTGTCAAGAAACCCGACATCTCTGTGTGTAGTCTCTTAGAGggaatgtataaaataaagcatGTGCGCATTGACCTGAGCGGTTCTGGATTTCCAAAAAATACTTCAGTCCTGATAGGGTGCAAAACACCTAAAATATTACTCCTCAGTAATGCATCCCTTGGGAAAATGGACAAATACCAATTAGTGCAGAATTCAAAATTCACATCTCAGCTCTGGTTGCTGCAATGCAGGCTTCAGAGCATTTCTGAGAAAACGTTTCACGGCCTTCCACAACTTTCAAGTTTGAATTTTCAAGACAATGATGACCTGGATATTcaaccaaatacattttctctccTGAAGAATCTGAGGAAACTGACCCTCAACAATGTTGGAATCCGAGAACCGAACCCCGACTGGTTCAAAAATGCCCAGAATCTGATGTCGCTGTCAATGATGAATAATGATATGACCAAGCTTGCCGTTAATGCTTTCAGTGCACTACGCAGACTGAAGAGCCTTAACTTGCGCAACAACTTGCTCCATGCCATTAAGGATCAGCCTTTCTGCAACCTCAGCTTGCTTTGGTCATTGGATCTCAGCGTTAACATAATCTCCCACATTGAACATGGGTCTTTTACAGACCTAGTAAACCTTAAAAATCTGAGTCTGAGTTCAAATCGTATCACAACCTTGAACCCGGACATCCTATATAGTTTGGTGAAGCTGAATAGCCTGAATTTGTATGATAATCGCCTCCACTTCCGTGAGGGTGATTCTCCCTTTATTAAACTAAAATCCCTGACTGATTTAAATTTGGGTTACCAGGGTCCTATTACAGTAGGAATGGGGTATTTAGGATCAACTTTGTTCAAAGGATTAGAAAATCTAGAAACTCTAATCCTTTCATCTGCGACCTTAATTACCTTTCATCTAAACACATTTGCCCCTCTTAGGAATCTATATAGCTTATATATTAGTGATATTACAATGACAAATACTAACTTGACTGCTCTCTTTCATCCTCTTGTGTCACTTACGGAATTGGTTTTGGTAAAGACTGATCTTGATGTTCTTCCTGACAGACTGCTTCCACAAAACAATactttgaaatatttgaaaCTTCAGGGAAACCATTTGCATGTAATGGAAAAGTCCTTGATTAACAACCTACCTTTGCTCAAGGATTTTGATGTCGGAGATAACCCTCTGTCCTGTAGCTGCAAGAATGCCTGGTTCAAAAACTGGTCATTCAACAATTTGGAAGTCCAGGTGCCATACCTCTATGACCTCCACTGTGAGAATGCTCCCACCCTGCAATACCTTTGGGAGTTTGATGACAAAGAATGCAGCTATGACTATATCAATTTCAGCTGCTTCCTGTCTACTGCCCTGCTGAACATATTCATCCTTTTTTCAGGCCTCATCTGGCACAAACAAAGGTCATCGCTCCGCTATCTAATCCTCCTTCTTCAGTCACGTATCAGGGGTAGGAAGAAGGGCAAGAGGAATTTCACTTATGATGCTTTCATCTCCTATAGTTCTGTGGATGAACCCTGGGTAATGGAGGAGCTGATGCCCCACATGGAGGGACCAAAGGGGAAAGGATTCCGACTGTGCCTTCACCACCGTGACTTCCGCGTgggggcggccatcttggacaACATTGAGACAGCCATCTACAGTTCACGCCGCACTCTGTGCGTGGTGAGCAGGGACTTCCTGCGCAGCGAATGGTGTTCCATGGAGTTCCAGCTGGCCAGCCTGCGGCTCTTGTGTGATCGGAACGACGTGCTGCTGCTGGTCTTTCTGGAGCACATCCCCGACCACTGCCTGTCCTCATACACCCGGCTGCGCAAGATGGTGCGCAAAAACACCTATCTGCTGTGGCCTGAGGATCCTGCAGAACAGGAGCCATTTTGGATCCGACTCCAGGACGCTCTAAGAGAAGATGtagaagaggagggagaaacATTTGGAGGCCTCCTTGTTGAgggcaattaa
- the LOC133136574 gene encoding toll-like receptor 13 isoform X2 → MEELMPHMEGPKGKGFRLCLHHRDFRVGAAILDNIETAIYSSRRTLCVVSRDFLRSEWCSMEFQLASLRLLCDRNDVLLLVFLEHIPDHCLSSYTRLRKMVRKNTYLLWPEDPAEQEPFWIRLQDALREDVEEEGETFGGLLVEGN, encoded by the coding sequence ATGGAGGAGCTGATGCCCCACATGGAGGGACCAAAGGGGAAAGGATTCCGACTGTGCCTTCACCACCGTGACTTCCGCGTgggggcggccatcttggacaACATTGAGACAGCCATCTACAGTTCACGCCGCACTCTGTGCGTGGTGAGCAGGGACTTCCTGCGCAGCGAATGGTGTTCCATGGAGTTCCAGCTGGCCAGCCTGCGGCTCTTGTGTGATCGGAACGACGTGCTGCTGCTGGTCTTTCTGGAGCACATCCCCGACCACTGCCTGTCCTCATACACCCGGCTGCGCAAGATGGTGCGCAAAAACACCTATCTGCTGTGGCCTGAGGATCCTGCAGAACAGGAGCCATTTTGGATCCGACTCCAGGACGCTCTAAGAGAAGATGtagaagaggagggagaaacATTTGGAGGCCTCCTTGTTGAgggcaattaa